The Besnoitia besnoiti strain Bb-Ger1 chromosome Unknown contig00115, whole genome shotgun sequence genome includes a window with the following:
- a CDS encoding cytochrome c oxidase subunit iii subfamily protein (encoded by transcript BESB_018900) has protein sequence MTIMLSALSIVVSSVYLKNQHLYTSCTNIMTFTLVVAFLMLVCTEYLGLSLYINDNAFGNGLFILTGIHFSHVIVGAILVFFTQSIYSSLVTYMPTSSIMLSKSKGMLCKIFTEPFTILYLHFVETMWILIHITFYL, from the coding sequence atgaccatcatgttaagtgcattaagtatagtggtatccagcgtatatttgaaaaaccaacatttgtatacaagctgtacgaatatcatgacattcactttggtagtcgccttcttaatgttagtctgtacggaatacttaggactatctctttatattaatgataatgcatttggtaatggacttttcatcttaactggtatacattttagccatgttattgttggagctatccttgtattcttcactcaaagtatctatagttctttagttacttacatgcctacaagctctataatgctaagcaaatctaaaggtatgttatgcaagatctttacagaaccattcactattttatatctacactttgtagaaaccatgtggatattaatccacattacattctatctctaa